Proteins co-encoded in one Pelobates fuscus isolate aPelFus1 chromosome 5, aPelFus1.pri, whole genome shotgun sequence genomic window:
- the DUSP18 gene encoding dual specificity protein phosphatase 18, protein MIRTMDNAPPSKSKTSSLSGPIQVTDGLYLSNASVASNYICLTAHRITCVISVYLENTDHHYPNFQYLHFPMSDTPDTFLFEHFEIISDKIRIVESNGGRTLLHCAAGISRSPSLCLAYLMKNNGLSLLAAHTLLKKRRPIIRPNYGFWEQLIRYEMELFGKNTVQMVNSPMGLIPDIYEEETKNMIPF, encoded by the coding sequence ATGATACGAACCATGGATAATGCCCCACCTAGCAAAAGCAAGACAAGTTCCCTTTCTGGACCCATTCAGGTAACAGATGGCTTGTATCTCAGCAATGCATCTGTAGCCAGCAATTATATCTGCCTCACTGCACACCGCATCACATGTGTCATCAGTGTCTACTTGGAAAACACTGATCATCATTATCCTAACTTTCAATATCTCCATTTTCCAATGAGCGATACTCCTGATACCTTCTTGTTTGAGCACtttgaaatcatatcagacaagaTTCGCATTGTAGAATCCAATGGAGGACGTACATTGCTTCATTGTGCCGCAGGCATTAGTAGATCCCCATCACTTTGCCTTGCCTACCTGATGAAGAACAATGGTTTGTCCTTACTGGCAGCACACACTTTGCTTAAAAAACGGAGACCAATTATTCGTCCCAACTATGGCTTCTGGGAGCAACTCATTCGCTACGAGATGGAACTGTTTGGGAAGAACACAGTCCAAATGGTAAACTCTCCAATGGGACTCATTCCAGATATTTATGAAGAGGAAACAAAGAACATGattccattttaa